Proteins from a genomic interval of Diaphorobacter sp. HDW4A:
- a CDS encoding cytochrome c: MRRSLKIAGWFAALAVATGVIVYQLNRIGEAPLDAQESVQITPALVAKGEYLARAGNCMACHTVAGGASFAGGLAIETPFGIIYSTNLTPALRNGIGEWSSSEFWRALHNGRARDGRLLYPAFPYTSYTRVMREDSNAIWAYLRSIPAVDQVNRANALDFPFNTQVALAGWRAMFFRPSAFDVESGQSVDWNRGAYLVQGLGHCAACHTPRNVLGATQDGAAFRGGLIPVQNWYAPALNAPQEAGVAAWSQADVERLLKVGTAPHATVSGPMAEVVFRSTQYLNDDDLRSAATYLRALPQQRVPTEKVESPSRSTMELGASVYQQNCAACHGDKGQGDGESFPALAGNRAVTLHSPTNVVRMVLNGGYMPATAGNPRPQGMPPYLHVLSDKEIAAVVTFIRNAWDNQASSLDATDVYRVRERRGS; the protein is encoded by the coding sequence ATGAGGCGCTCTCTGAAGATTGCGGGTTGGTTTGCCGCTCTTGCGGTGGCGACGGGTGTCATTGTGTATCAACTCAACCGCATTGGCGAAGCGCCGCTGGACGCTCAAGAATCGGTGCAGATCACCCCGGCATTGGTTGCCAAGGGTGAGTATCTGGCGCGGGCGGGCAACTGCATGGCTTGTCACACGGTGGCGGGCGGTGCGTCGTTTGCGGGAGGTCTGGCGATCGAGACACCGTTCGGCATCATCTATTCGACCAATCTCACGCCAGCCTTGCGCAATGGCATTGGTGAGTGGAGCTCGTCGGAATTCTGGCGCGCCTTGCACAACGGACGCGCGCGTGATGGGCGCTTGCTCTATCCCGCGTTTCCGTACACCAGCTACACACGGGTGATGCGCGAGGACTCCAACGCCATCTGGGCCTATCTGCGCAGTATTCCGGCGGTCGACCAGGTCAATCGCGCGAATGCACTGGATTTTCCGTTCAACACGCAGGTCGCGTTGGCGGGTTGGCGGGCCATGTTTTTTCGACCCTCCGCGTTCGATGTGGAGTCGGGGCAATCGGTGGACTGGAATCGCGGTGCGTATCTGGTACAGGGACTCGGACATTGCGCCGCCTGTCATACGCCGCGCAATGTTCTAGGCGCCACACAGGACGGGGCTGCGTTCCGTGGTGGTTTGATTCCCGTACAGAATTGGTATGCGCCTGCGCTCAATGCGCCCCAGGAAGCGGGTGTGGCGGCGTGGTCACAAGCCGATGTGGAGCGGTTGTTGAAGGTGGGTACCGCGCCGCATGCAACGGTCTCGGGCCCCATGGCTGAGGTGGTGTTTCGCAGCACGCAGTATCTGAATGATGACGATCTCCGTTCCGCGGCGACCTATTTACGGGCGCTGCCGCAGCAGCGGGTGCCGACAGAGAAGGTGGAGTCGCCCAGTCGGAGCACTATGGAGTTGGGTGCATCGGTCTACCAACAGAATTGCGCTGCGTGCCATGGCGACAAAGGGCAGGGCGATGGCGAATCCTTCCCGGCGCTGGCGGGCAACCGTGCGGTGACACTGCACAGTCCCACGAACGTGGTGCGCATGGTCTTGAATGGCGGTTACATGCCTGCGACCGCCGGAAATCCACGTCCGCAGGGCATGCCTCCCTATCTGCATGTGCTCAGCGACAAGGAAATTGCTGCAGTGGTCACATTCATTCGCAACGCTTGGGATAATCAGGCGTCGTCTCTGGATGCGACGGATGTGTATCGCGTGCGCGAACGCCGTGGATCCTGA
- the rimP gene encoding ribosome maturation factor RimP: MALQQIVEQTVTGLGYDLVEIERSAGGLLRITIDLPWQPTAGEVSAAEQFITVEDCEKVTRQLQFALEVDGAEYSRLEVSSPGIDRLLRHEADFQRFEGEEVDVTLKEPVGEAGGGLINANRKKFRGTLERAENGGWQVVWSDAPSVKPGQRVSKKREPAPLQALGFTLDELREARLAPIVNFKGRSAKPGQQAG, translated from the coding sequence GTGGCATTGCAGCAAATCGTTGAACAAACCGTGACCGGGCTAGGCTATGACCTGGTGGAGATCGAACGCTCCGCAGGTGGCCTCTTGAGAATCACCATTGACCTTCCGTGGCAACCGACTGCCGGGGAGGTGTCAGCGGCTGAGCAATTCATCACGGTGGAAGATTGCGAGAAGGTCACGCGCCAGTTGCAATTTGCACTGGAAGTCGATGGTGCCGAATACTCACGTTTGGAAGTGTCGTCGCCTGGTATTGACCGTCTCCTGCGTCATGAGGCGGATTTCCAGCGCTTTGAAGGCGAAGAAGTCGACGTCACGCTCAAGGAGCCGGTCGGCGAGGCTGGTGGCGGACTCATTAACGCCAATCGCAAGAAATTTCGCGGCACGCTCGAGCGGGCCGAAAACGGTGGCTGGCAAGTGGTCTGGAGCGATGCGCCTTCAGTCAAGCCCGGTCAGCGTGTGAGCAAGAAACGTGAACCTGCACCGTTGCAGGCGCTGGGTTTCACCTTGGATGAGTTGCGCGAAGCGCGCCTCGCACCCATTGTGAATTTCAAGGGCCGTAGCGCCAAACCGGGCCAGCAGGCGGGTTGA
- a CDS encoding thioredoxin family protein — translation MTELPMSVVDGLALNAAGDAVRPVRRVICLCAAWCVVCNQYQPQFEALAAQHPDVEFRWVDVEDEEESMDDYEVQTFPSLLISEGDEVRFLGPVLPQIALINTLLKRLMQEGAISADVHAAPLLQRLTSTR, via the coding sequence ATGACAGAGTTGCCCATGTCGGTTGTTGATGGATTGGCTTTGAATGCTGCAGGTGATGCTGTGCGTCCCGTGCGGCGTGTGATCTGCCTGTGTGCGGCGTGGTGTGTGGTGTGCAATCAATACCAACCACAGTTCGAGGCGTTGGCCGCACAGCATCCGGATGTCGAGTTCCGCTGGGTGGATGTCGAGGACGAGGAGGAGTCGATGGATGACTATGAGGTGCAGACCTTCCCTTCGTTGCTGATTTCCGAGGGTGACGAGGTGCGTTTTCTCGGTCCCGTGCTTCCGCAGATCGCTTTGATCAACACCTTGCTCAAGCGTCTGATGCAGGAGGGGGCGATCTCAGCCGATGTGCATGCGGCCCCGTTGCTTCAGCGTTTGACAAGCACACGATAG